The nucleotide sequence GGGGCGGGGTGTGGAACATGCCATGCTGATCCATCTGGCAAAAATGGCTCAACAGCGAAACCTGTCCTGGGTGAAGATACCCTTGATTCCTACGAAGAAAAACCTGCCTGCGCTCAACTTTCTGGAAAGTGTCGCAGCGGACTACAAGCAAGCGATGGATAACGGCCTCCAGTTTGTCATGCCAGCAGATGTTGCGGCTGCTGTTACCTATGCTCCCGCTGCCACTGCCCCTTCCAGTCAGCAGTCTGAGCAGTCTTCTACTGCGGTATCGGTTCAGCCTCAAATCCGTCAGCAAACCAGTAAGTCTGAACGGTACGAACGGATTGCCAATCAACTGTTTGACCTGGAACATATCCTTGCCTGCACCCAGGTTGTCCAGGTCAGCACCCGTCCTCCCCTGGATCAACCCTTTGTTGCGCCAGGGACTGATACCGAGCGATCGCTGGCCGCACTATGGTCCGAGTTACTGCATATTCAAGGCATTGGGATCCAAGATAATTATTTTGACCTGGGCGGCACCTCCCTGCTGGCAGTCGAACTGTTTGCCCGGATTGAAAAAACCTTTGGCAAGAAATTTCCCCTCACCACCCTGATCGAAGCTCCCACCATCGAGCAGTTGGCAACCCTGATCACGGGCACCTCAAATCTGCGCGACTCCGTGGTCTTGCTGCGGGATGGCGGGTCTCAACCCCCGGTATTCCTGATCCACGATGGAGATGGCGAAACCATGCTCTATCGCAACCTGGCCTATCGTCTCCATCCGGGCCATAAGGTCTACGGGATTCAGCCCCACTCTCGAGAGCATGTTTCCATCTTGCATACCCGAATTCCCGATATGGCAGCTTACTATGTAAAGAAAATTCGGAGTCAGCAACCCCACGGTCCTTACCTGCTGGGAGGCATGTGCGCTGGGGGGGTGATTGCTTTTGAAATTGCCCGTCAACTGCAATCCCAGGGTGAGCCAGTTGGCATGGTTGCCTTAATCGATGCTGCTGATGTGGAGGCACCCAGGCAGTTTGGGCGTACTGCCAGCCACCGCCTGAAGAGTTTTGCCACGATTTTTAATCAGGATCAGAACCTCAATCCGCTGGCAAAGTTACTATATATCTTCAACAAAGCCAGACAAAAAGCCATCAATCTGCTGACCTACGAAGTTCAGTCCAGGGCTACCAGAGCCTGGAACACGTTTCGCATCCAGCAATTCAGAAAGTGTCTGGATCGGGGGACTGCCATCCCTCCTTACCTGCATGACATTACAGTCCGAATGATTTATAACTTTGCCGAAACTGAATACCGACCAGATACGCCATTCCAGGGAAATGTTCTGCTCCTCAGGGCAGTGGCTGGGGAAGGAAACGATGAACCCTGGATCGAAGTATACAGTGACCCCCTGTTTGGTTGGGAAAAACGCATTACCGGCACAGTCCAGGTGCATGATGTTCCGGGCGGACACTCCAGTATGCTGCAAGAACCCAACGTCCAGGTCATGGCTGAAGTCATTCAGGCTTATATTGACCAGGCACTTGCGGCTGAATCAGACCCTCAGTCTCAACTGGCAACCCTCTAATCATCGTCTCACTTCAATTCATCCATCTATCGATCCACCGTTCCTATGAATGACACCGCTCAACCTCCTGAAAAGTGTCCCCTCTTAATCGTGATTGTGAATTACCGGACAGCAGATTTGACCATCAACTGCCTGCACTCTCTGGTAGGTGAGGTGAAATCCTTACCCGGTACCCAGGTCGTTGTCGTAGACAATCCATCTGGTGATGATTCTGTTGCCAGAATTCAGGAGGCGATCGCCACTGAAGGCTGGCAAAACTGGGTATCTCTGGTGGCGGCTGAACGTAACGGTGGTTTTGCCTATGGTAATAATCTGGCGGTGCGCTCAGCCTTACAATCTCCCAACCCACCGGATTACTATTGGCTGCTCAATCCAGATACCCTCGTTCGCCCCGGAAGTTTGAAAGCACTGGTGGACTTTATTACCCGGCATCCCAATGTCGGCATTGTGGGTAGTAGCTTTGAG is from Leptothermofonsia sichuanensis E412 and encodes:
- a CDS encoding HAD-IIIC family phosphatase, giving the protein MVQTVAQSSILSSHKHTPAIAIAATFTIEPVENSLAFWVKELDLPLAIAIAPYNQVFQQLLDPTSLFCHNSQGVNIILFRFEDWRRDQGTDTEDDLRAKVEQNLQDLIRAIKTAVTGSSIPHILCLCPDSPTALAQSTWSGFCQRLEACLVSELASIGGLYLVTPKEFECYPVQDYYDPQRDKLGHIPYTPLFFTALGTLLARKIFAIKSAPHKVIVLDCDNTLWKGVVGEEGVTGIQMPPAWKALQEFMVAQQQAGMLLCLCSKNVEQDVLDVFQQRSDMPLKLENIVSWRINWLPKSENIRSLAEELNLGLDSFIFIDDNPVECAEMRANCPDVLTLQLPGADDIPRFLQHVWAFDHLKVTAEDRQRTNLYKQNVERERFQKQALTIADFLAGLELKIDISAPTPDQIERVAQLTQRTNQFNFTTRRRSEGEIQQLAQAGLECCVVEVSDRFGDYGLVGVMIVGTEADALTIDTFLLSCRVLGRGVEHAMLIHLAKMAQQRNLSWVKIPLIPTKKNLPALNFLESVAADYKQAMDNGLQFVMPADVAAAVTYAPAATAPSSQQSEQSSTAVSVQPQIRQQTSKSERYERIANQLFDLEHILACTQVVQVSTRPPLDQPFVAPGTDTERSLAALWSELLHIQGIGIQDNYFDLGGTSLLAVELFARIEKTFGKKFPLTTLIEAPTIEQLATLITGTSNLRDSVVLLRDGGSQPPVFLIHDGDGETMLYRNLAYRLHPGHKVYGIQPHSREHVSILHTRIPDMAAYYVKKIRSQQPHGPYLLGGMCAGGVIAFEIARQLQSQGEPVGMVALIDAADVEAPRQFGRTASHRLKSFATIFNQDQNLNPLAKLLYIFNKARQKAINLLTYEVQSRATRAWNTFRIQQFRKCLDRGTAIPPYLHDITVRMIYNFAETEYRPDTPFQGNVLLLRAVAGEGNDEPWIEVYSDPLFGWEKRITGTVQVHDVPGGHSSMLQEPNVQVMAEVIQAYIDQALAAESDPQSQLATL